From Pseudomonas sp. LS1212, the proteins below share one genomic window:
- a CDS encoding alpha/beta hydrolase, with protein MYVTFQPDTLRASLAPLAAMQPLSQQGQAYQRFYGLDLPECKVRAQSWLGRFDVAGYEVVGQVWRPRAPIATLFLLHGFYDHMGLYRHVVDWALERGFAVVSCDLPGHGLSSGERASILDFAHYQRVLEALFSEVRSLDLPQPWHLLGQSTGGAIVVDHLLNKGQDSPAQGQVILLAPLVRPRAWAWSKLSYRLLKPFVKGIARRFSENTNDPTFLPFLQADPLQPQRLPTAWVGALIKWVGCIEAAPGSLRTPLIVQGQADMTVDWPHNLSVLKHKFANPQVLLLPEARHHLANELPAIRARYFDFLDQHFG; from the coding sequence ATGTATGTGACGTTCCAGCCCGACACCTTGCGCGCCAGCCTGGCGCCGTTGGCTGCCATGCAGCCGCTGTCGCAACAGGGGCAGGCCTATCAGCGCTTTTATGGGTTGGACCTGCCAGAGTGTAAAGTCAGGGCTCAGAGTTGGCTTGGCCGCTTCGATGTCGCAGGGTATGAGGTGGTCGGCCAGGTCTGGCGCCCGCGAGCCCCCATTGCGACGTTGTTTTTGTTGCATGGCTTCTACGACCATATGGGCCTGTACCGGCATGTGGTCGATTGGGCACTGGAGCGCGGGTTTGCCGTGGTTTCCTGCGACCTGCCCGGCCATGGCCTGTCGAGTGGCGAGCGCGCCAGCATCCTGGACTTCGCCCATTATCAGCGAGTGCTGGAGGCCTTGTTCAGCGAAGTCAGGTCGTTGGATCTGCCCCAACCCTGGCATCTGCTCGGGCAAAGTACCGGTGGCGCCATTGTGGTCGATCATCTACTCAACAAGGGGCAGGATAGCCCGGCGCAGGGGCAGGTGATCCTGCTGGCGCCGCTGGTCAGGCCGCGTGCCTGGGCCTGGTCCAAGCTCAGTTACCGGCTGCTCAAGCCGTTCGTAAAAGGCATCGCCCGACGCTTCAGCGAGAACACCAACGACCCGACTTTTTTGCCATTTCTGCAGGCCGATCCGCTGCAACCGCAACGCCTGCCGACCGCCTGGGTCGGGGCGCTGATCAAATGGGTCGGTTGCATCGAGGCGGCGCCCGGCAGTTTGCGTACGCCGTTGATCGTTCAAGGCCAGGCGGACATGACCGTGGACTGGCCGCACAACCTGAGTGTGCTCAAGCACAAGTTCGCCAATCCGCAGGTCTTGCTGTTACCCGAGGCGCGACATCACCTGGCCAATGAGCTGCCGGCGATCCGGGCGCGTTATTTCGACTTCCTCGACCAACACTTCGGTTGA
- a CDS encoding DUF6436 domain-containing protein has translation MPLPRRKTFIASLFALLCATGLWAAYDWFQSRYIRPFDNQTALFSGDMLSLPAELAGPGPIRLVHFWDPACPCNVGNQQHLGKLIEHFAPQGVAFYAVQKPGTHGQLPANLGTLKPLPGLPGSEHLPASPAVAIWDRNGRLAYFGPYSEGATCNSSNSFIEPILQALSEGRPVNATHTLAVGCYCPWQTK, from the coding sequence ATGCCCCTGCCCCGCCGCAAGACCTTTATCGCCAGCCTGTTCGCCCTGCTTTGCGCCACTGGGCTATGGGCCGCCTACGATTGGTTCCAGAGCCGCTATATCCGCCCCTTCGACAATCAGACGGCGCTGTTTTCCGGCGACATGCTCAGCCTGCCCGCCGAGCTGGCCGGGCCAGGGCCGATCCGGCTTGTGCATTTCTGGGACCCGGCCTGCCCCTGCAACGTCGGCAACCAGCAGCACCTGGGTAAGCTGATCGAGCATTTCGCCCCACAAGGCGTGGCCTTCTATGCCGTGCAAAAGCCGGGTACTCACGGCCAGCTGCCTGCCAACCTCGGCACGCTCAAGCCCCTGCCCGGCCTGCCCGGCTCAGAACACCTGCCCGCCAGCCCCGCAGTCGCCATCTGGGACCGCAATGGCCGGCTGGCGTACTTCGGCCCCTACAGCGAAGGGGCGACCTGTAACTCCAGCAATAGCTTTATCGAGCCGATCCTGCAGGCGCTCAGCGAAGGGCGCCCGGTCAATGCTACCCACACATTGGCAGTGGGTTGCTATTGTCCTTGGCAAACCAAGTGA
- a CDS encoding penicillin acylase family protein, with the protein MKRRLTALVIVTAAIAAGGVTWYVQSKLPTRDGEVVIAQLQAPVSVRYDARGVPHIQAQNEADLYRALGYVHAQDRLFQMEVMRRLARGELAEVLGARMVDTDRLFRSLRIREQAKVVADRQVKQSPAWKALQAYLEGVNAWQDTHPRPLEFDALCIPSRPFTAEDTISIAGYMAYSFAAAFRTEPLLTYIRDQLGADYLKVFDLDWHPLGVLQSAVSLSASDWRSLNALAHLSEQAMIEAGLPQFEGSNAWAVSGSRTRSGKPLLAGDPHIRFAVPAIWYEARLSAPGFELYGYHQALNPFASLGHNLDFGWSLTMFQNDDVDLIAEKVNPENPEQVWYHGQWVDMTHSEQQILVKNADPVTVTLRRSPHGPIVNDVVGPNAGTTPIALWWSFLETENPILDGFYQINRADSLEKMRDAAAKVQSPGLNLVWANARGDIGWWAAAQLPIRPAGVNPAFILDGSTSDADKQGFYPFSANPQEENPARGYIVSANFQPVSPTGMEIPGYYNLADRGQQLNQQLGDSSVKWDLQNSQQLQLGTLSAYGPRTLAPLLPVLREVVQEPAEKELLEQLVAWQGDYPLDSVSATLFNQFLFALSRAAMRDELGDALFETLLSTRAIDAALPRLAADASSPWWDEHGSPRHGNRAEAVKRAWKDSIAHLNKTLGKNPADWKWGKAHTLTHNHPLGTQKPLNLLFDVGPFAAPGSHEVPNNLSARIGPAPWPVTYGPSARRLIDFADPAHALTINPVGQSGVRFDRHYADQARMYIEGEYQRALMEEADVAAGTVSTLKLVPGQ; encoded by the coding sequence ATGAAGCGCCGGTTGACCGCTCTCGTCATCGTCACAGCGGCCATCGCCGCCGGCGGAGTTACCTGGTATGTGCAAAGCAAACTGCCCACCCGCGACGGCGAAGTGGTCATTGCTCAGTTGCAGGCACCGGTCAGCGTGCGCTACGACGCCCGCGGCGTGCCGCATATCCAGGCGCAGAACGAGGCTGACCTGTATCGCGCGCTCGGTTATGTGCATGCCCAGGACCGTTTGTTCCAGATGGAGGTCATGCGCCGCCTGGCCCGTGGTGAGCTGGCCGAGGTGCTGGGCGCCAGGATGGTCGACACCGACCGATTGTTCCGCAGCCTGCGCATCCGCGAACAGGCAAAGGTTGTTGCCGACCGTCAGGTCAAGCAATCCCCGGCCTGGAAGGCGCTGCAAGCCTATCTGGAGGGCGTGAACGCCTGGCAGGACACGCATCCCCGGCCGCTGGAGTTCGATGCCCTCTGTATCCCCAGCCGGCCTTTCACCGCCGAAGACACCATCAGCATCGCCGGCTACATGGCCTACAGCTTTGCTGCTGCCTTTCGCACAGAACCCCTGCTGACTTACATCCGCGACCAGCTGGGCGCCGATTACCTGAAAGTCTTCGACCTGGATTGGCACCCACTAGGCGTCCTGCAATCGGCCGTCAGCTTGAGCGCAAGCGACTGGAGAAGCCTGAATGCCCTTGCCCATCTGAGCGAGCAGGCCATGATCGAGGCCGGCTTGCCGCAATTCGAAGGCAGCAATGCCTGGGCTGTCTCGGGCAGCCGTACTCGCAGTGGCAAGCCATTGCTGGCCGGTGACCCGCACATCCGATTTGCCGTGCCTGCGATCTGGTACGAGGCCCGATTGTCGGCACCCGGCTTCGAGCTGTATGGCTATCACCAGGCGCTCAACCCGTTCGCGTCACTGGGGCACAACCTGGACTTTGGCTGGAGCCTGACCATGTTCCAGAACGACGACGTCGATTTGATTGCCGAAAAGGTCAACCCGGAAAATCCCGAACAGGTCTGGTATCACGGCCAATGGGTTGACATGACCCACAGCGAACAGCAGATCCTGGTGAAGAACGCCGACCCCGTCACCGTTACCCTGCGTCGGTCCCCTCACGGCCCGATCGTCAATGACGTGGTGGGGCCCAATGCCGGGACCACGCCGATCGCCCTGTGGTGGTCGTTCCTGGAAACCGAGAACCCGATCCTCGACGGTTTTTACCAGATCAACCGCGCCGACAGCCTGGAGAAAATGCGCGATGCAGCGGCGAAGGTCCAGTCGCCCGGCCTGAACCTGGTCTGGGCCAATGCCCGTGGCGACATCGGCTGGTGGGCCGCGGCGCAGTTGCCGATCCGTCCGGCCGGCGTCAACCCGGCATTCATCCTCGACGGCAGTACGTCTGACGCGGATAAACAAGGCTTCTACCCGTTCAGCGCCAACCCCCAGGAAGAAAACCCCGCACGCGGCTACATCGTTTCGGCAAATTTCCAGCCTGTGTCGCCTACTGGCATGGAGATCCCGGGCTATTACAACCTGGCAGATCGCGGCCAACAACTGAATCAGCAACTGGGCGACAGCAGCGTGAAGTGGGACCTGCAAAACAGCCAGCAACTGCAACTGGGGACGCTCTCCGCCTATGGCCCGAGAACCCTTGCGCCACTGCTGCCGGTATTGCGTGAAGTGGTGCAAGAACCCGCCGAGAAAGAGCTTCTGGAGCAACTGGTGGCCTGGCAAGGCGACTACCCGCTGGACTCGGTGAGCGCAACCCTGTTCAACCAGTTCCTTTTTGCATTGAGCCGGGCGGCGATGCGCGACGAACTGGGCGATGCGCTTTTCGAAACGCTGCTTTCGACCCGTGCGATCGATGCGGCCCTGCCACGCCTGGCGGCAGATGCCAGCTCACCCTGGTGGGATGAGCACGGCTCGCCGAGACACGGAAACCGCGCCGAGGCAGTCAAGCGCGCCTGGAAAGACAGCATCGCTCACTTGAACAAAACCCTGGGCAAGAATCCTGCCGACTGGAAATGGGGCAAGGCCCATACCCTGACCCACAACCACCCGCTGGGCACCCAGAAGCCACTGAACCTGTTGTTCGACGTCGGGCCATTCGCAGCGCCGGGCAGCCATGAAGTACCGAACAACCTGTCGGCCAGGATCGGTCCGGCCCCCTGGCCTGTGACCTATGGGCCATCGGCACGCAGGCTGATCGACTTCGCCGACCCGGCGCATGCCTTGACCATCAATCCGGTGGGGCAAAGCGGGGTGCGCTTCGACCGGCATTATGCCGATCAGGCGCGGATGTATATCGAAGGGGAGTATCAGCGGGCGCTGATGGAGGAGGCGGATGTGGCTGCGGGTACGGTGAGCACTTTGAAGTTAGTGCCTGGTCAGTGA
- a CDS encoding ABC transporter permease subunit, whose protein sequence is MKRFSFSNLMLVLGLLFIYLPMLILVIYSFNASKLVTVWGGWSVKWYVGLLDNSQLMGSVVRSLEIACYTAIAAVALGTLAAFVLTRVTRFKGRTLFGGLVTAPLVMPEVITGLSLLLLFVAMAQMIGWPQERGIVTIWIAHTTFCAAYVAVVVSARLRELDLSIEEAAMDLGARPWKVFFLITIPMIAPSLAAGGMMSFALSLDDLVLASFVSGPGSTTLPMEVFSAVRLGVKPEINAVASLILLAVSFVTFLVWYFSRQAEERRRRAIQQAIEESAADSWKQPDARRAAAPVSV, encoded by the coding sequence ATGAAGCGTTTCAGTTTCTCCAACCTGATGCTGGTGCTGGGGTTGTTGTTCATTTACCTGCCGATGCTGATCCTGGTGATCTACTCGTTCAACGCTTCCAAGCTGGTGACGGTCTGGGGCGGCTGGTCGGTGAAGTGGTATGTCGGCCTGCTCGACAACAGCCAACTGATGGGCTCGGTGGTTCGCTCGCTGGAAATCGCCTGCTACACGGCCATTGCGGCCGTGGCGCTGGGCACGCTGGCCGCCTTCGTCCTGACCCGGGTGACCCGCTTCAAGGGCCGCACGCTGTTCGGTGGCCTGGTCACCGCGCCCCTGGTCATGCCCGAGGTGATCACCGGTCTGTCGCTGTTGCTGTTGTTCGTGGCCATGGCGCAGATGATCGGCTGGCCGCAGGAGCGCGGCATCGTCACGATCTGGATCGCGCACACCACGTTCTGTGCCGCTTATGTGGCGGTGGTGGTCTCGGCGCGTCTGCGTGAGCTGGACCTGTCCATCGAAGAGGCGGCCATGGATCTCGGCGCGCGGCCGTGGAAGGTGTTCTTCTTGATCACCATCCCGATGATCGCGCCGTCGCTGGCGGCCGGTGGCATGATGTCCTTTGCCCTGTCACTGGACGACCTGGTGTTGGCCAGCTTCGTTTCCGGGCCGGGCTCGACCACCTTGCCGATGGAAGTCTTCTCGGCCGTGCGGTTGGGTGTGAAGCCGGAGATCAACGCGGTGGCCAGTTTGATCCTGCTGGCGGTTTCCTTCGTCACCTTCCTGGTCTGGTACTTCAGCCGTCAGGCCGAAGAGCGTCGTCGTCGCGCTATCCAGCAGGCGATCGAAGAAAGCGCTGCCGATTCGTGGAAGCAACCGGATGCGCGTCGGGCTGCGGCGCCTGTGTCGGTGTAA
- a CDS encoding ABC transporter permease subunit translates to MKIRKLKRALERITPGGRQFVIGVPFLWLFMFFMLPFFIVLKISFAEADVAIPPYTEIYSYVEQKVELVLNLANYALLGDDELYISAYLGSLNMAFFSTILCLLIGYPMAYAIARARPERQTVLLLLIMMPTWTAILIRVYAWMGILSNNGLLNAFLMWLGLIDQPLQILNTNLAVYIGVVYSYLPFMILPLYANLVKHDQSLLEAASDLGSSTFNSFWKITVPLSRNGIIAGCMLVFIPVVGEFVIPELLGGPETLMIGKVLWQEFFNNRDWPVASALAVVMLAILIVPILLFNRSQAKEMEGRA, encoded by the coding sequence ATGAAAATTCGAAAACTCAAACGTGCGTTGGAACGAATAACGCCCGGCGGGCGCCAATTTGTGATCGGCGTGCCATTTCTCTGGCTGTTCATGTTCTTCATGTTGCCGTTCTTCATTGTCCTGAAGATCAGCTTCGCCGAAGCCGACGTGGCCATTCCGCCGTACACCGAGATCTACAGCTACGTCGAACAGAAAGTCGAGCTGGTGCTCAACCTGGCCAACTACGCGCTGCTGGGCGACGACGAGCTGTATATCTCGGCGTACCTCGGCTCGTTGAATATGGCCTTCTTCAGCACCATCTTGTGCCTGTTGATCGGCTATCCGATGGCTTACGCCATTGCCAGGGCGCGCCCGGAACGGCAGACAGTCCTGCTGCTGCTGATCATGATGCCGACCTGGACGGCCATCCTGATTCGCGTGTACGCCTGGATGGGGATCCTCAGCAATAACGGCCTGCTCAATGCTTTCCTGATGTGGCTGGGGTTGATCGATCAGCCCTTGCAGATCCTCAACACCAACCTGGCGGTCTATATCGGCGTGGTCTATTCCTACCTGCCGTTCATGATCCTGCCGCTGTACGCCAACCTGGTCAAGCATGACCAGAGCCTGCTCGAAGCGGCGTCGGACCTGGGCTCAAGCACCTTCAACAGTTTCTGGAAGATCACCGTGCCGCTGTCCAGGAACGGCATCATTGCCGGCTGCATGCTGGTATTCATTCCGGTGGTGGGTGAGTTCGTTATCCCGGAACTGCTCGGCGGTCCGGAAACCCTGATGATCGGTAAAGTGTTGTGGCAAGAGTTCTTCAACAACCGTGACTGGCCGGTGGCGTCTGCCCTGGCGGTGGTGATGCTGGCGATTCTGATCGTGCCGATCCTGCTCTTCAACCGTAGTCAGGCCAAAGAGATGGAGGGCAGGGCATGA
- the potA gene encoding polyamine ABC transporter ATP-binding protein produces the protein MAVASGAYKKALEGDQQPKQVLVKIDRVTKKFDETIAVDDVSLQINKGEIFALLGGSGSGKSTLLRMLAGFERPTEGRIFLDGVDITDMPPYERPINMMFQSYALFPHMTVAQNIAFGLKQDKIPAAEVDARVAEMLKLVQMSQYAKRKPHQLSGGQRQRVALARSLAKRPKLLLLDEPMGALDKKLRSQMQLELVEIIERVGVTCVMVTHDQEEAMTMAQRIAIMHLGWIAQIGSPIDIYETPTSRLVCEFIGNVNLFDGEVVDDAEGHALIASPELERNIYVGHGVSTSVQDKKITYAIRPEKLLVTTEQPTTEHNWSRGKVHDIAYLGGHSVFHVELPCGKLVQSFVANAERRGTRPTWDDQVYVWWEDDSGVVLRS, from the coding sequence ATGGCAGTTGCCTCCGGCGCCTATAAGAAAGCCCTCGAGGGCGACCAGCAACCTAAACAGGTGCTGGTCAAAATCGACCGGGTCACGAAGAAGTTCGACGAGACGATTGCCGTGGACGATGTGTCCCTGCAAATCAACAAGGGTGAGATCTTCGCCCTGCTCGGCGGCTCCGGCTCGGGTAAATCCACCTTGCTGCGCATGCTGGCCGGTTTCGAGCGGCCAACCGAAGGCCGAATCTTCCTCGATGGCGTAGACATCACCGATATGCCGCCTTACGAGCGGCCGATCAACATGATGTTCCAGTCCTATGCGCTGTTTCCACACATGACCGTGGCGCAGAACATTGCCTTCGGCCTCAAGCAGGACAAGATTCCGGCAGCCGAAGTCGATGCACGCGTGGCCGAGATGCTCAAGCTGGTACAGATGAGCCAGTACGCCAAGCGCAAGCCGCACCAGCTCTCCGGTGGCCAGCGTCAGCGTGTGGCCCTGGCCCGCTCGTTGGCCAAGCGTCCGAAGCTGTTGCTGCTCGACGAGCCGATGGGTGCCCTGGACAAGAAGCTGCGCTCGCAGATGCAGCTGGAACTAGTCGAAATCATCGAGCGGGTCGGTGTGACCTGCGTGATGGTGACCCACGACCAGGAAGAGGCCATGACCATGGCCCAGCGCATCGCCATCATGCACCTGGGCTGGATCGCCCAGATCGGCAGCCCCATTGATATCTACGAAACCCCGACCAGCCGCCTGGTCTGCGAATTCATCGGTAACGTCAACCTGTTCGACGGCGAAGTGGTCGACGATGCCGAAGGCCATGCACTGATCGCCAGCCCTGAGCTGGAGCGCAATATCTACGTCGGCCACGGCGTGAGCACATCGGTGCAGGACAAGAAGATCACCTACGCGATCCGTCCGGAAAAACTGCTGGTGACCACCGAGCAGCCCACCACCGAACACAACTGGTCGCGCGGCAAGGTTCACGATATCGCCTACCTGGGCGGTCACTCGGTGTTCCACGTCGAGTTGCCATGCGGCAAGCTGGTGCAGTCCTTCGTGGCCAACGCCGAGCGCCGTGGTACCCGTCCTACCTGGGACGATCAGGTCTATGTTTGGTGGGAAGACGACAGCGGCGTGGTGCTGCGCTCATGA
- a CDS encoding polyamine ABC transporter substrate-binding protein: MFIFLFRKAMLAGAGLTLAVAVQAAPTVHIYNWSDYIGETTLADFQKATGTKPVYDVFDSNETLEGKLLAGHTGYDVVVPSNHFLGKQIKAGAFQKLDKSQLPNWQNLDPALLKRLERNDPGNQYAVPYLWGSNGIGYNVEKVKAVLGTDKIDSWAMLFEPENIKKLSKCGVAFLDSGDEMLPAVLNYMGLDPNSTNEVDYKKAEAKLLAVRPYVTYFSSSKYITDLANGDICVAAGFSGDVFQARARAAEAGKGVTVAYVIPKEGGNLWFDTLAIPRDASNVKEAHAFINYLLQPEVIAKVSDYVGYANPNPKAGELMDQTVRTDKAVYPPQEVLDKLYVNSELPPKVQRLMTRSWTKVKSGK; encoded by the coding sequence GTGTTCATTTTTTTGTTTCGCAAGGCCATGCTGGCTGGCGCGGGTCTGACACTGGCAGTCGCCGTGCAAGCCGCGCCTACCGTGCATATTTATAACTGGTCCGATTACATCGGAGAGACCACGCTCGCGGATTTCCAGAAGGCCACGGGCACCAAGCCGGTGTATGACGTTTTCGACTCCAATGAAACCCTGGAAGGCAAGTTGCTCGCCGGTCATACCGGGTATGACGTGGTGGTGCCTTCCAACCATTTCCTGGGAAAGCAGATCAAGGCGGGTGCCTTCCAGAAGCTCGACAAGTCGCAGCTGCCCAACTGGCAGAACCTCGACCCGGCGCTACTCAAGCGCCTGGAAAGGAACGATCCGGGTAATCAGTACGCCGTGCCTTATCTGTGGGGCAGCAACGGCATCGGCTACAACGTCGAGAAGGTCAAGGCCGTGCTGGGCACCGACAAGATCGACTCCTGGGCCATGCTCTTCGAGCCGGAGAACATCAAGAAGCTCTCCAAGTGCGGGGTTGCCTTCCTGGACTCCGGCGATGAGATGCTACCGGCCGTGCTCAACTACATGGGGCTTGATCCCAACAGTACGAACGAAGTGGACTACAAGAAAGCCGAGGCCAAGCTCCTGGCTGTGCGGCCTTACGTCACCTACTTCAGTTCATCCAAATACATCACCGACCTGGCCAATGGCGATATCTGCGTGGCCGCCGGTTTTTCCGGCGATGTATTCCAGGCCAGGGCGCGCGCTGCCGAAGCCGGCAAGGGCGTGACTGTGGCGTATGTGATTCCCAAGGAGGGCGGCAACCTCTGGTTCGACACGCTGGCGATTCCGCGTGACGCCAGCAATGTCAAAGAGGCCCATGCCTTCATCAACTATCTGCTGCAGCCTGAGGTGATCGCCAAGGTCAGCGACTATGTCGGTTATGCCAACCCCAACCCAAAGGCTGGCGAACTGATGGATCAGACGGTACGGACCGACAAAGCGGTGTACCCGCCGCAAGAGGTGCTGGACAAGCTCTACGTCAACTCTGAATTGCCACCCAAGGTGCAGCGCTTAATGACCCGCAGCTGGACCAAGGTCAAGTCGGGCAAATAA
- a CDS encoding polyamine ABC transporter substrate-binding protein, translating into MKITGKTLLAMSLLGAMAGAVQADDKVLHVYNWSDYIAPDTVKKFEAESGIKVVYDVFDSNETLEAKLLAGKSGYDVVVPSNNFLAKQIKAGVYQKLDKSKLPNWKNLNESLLKAVSVSDPGNEHAFPYMWGSIGIGYNAEKVKAALGADAPVNSWDLVFKPENAEKLKSCGISFLDSPTEMIPAALHYLGYPTDSQDKKQLAEAEALFLKVRPSIGYFHSSKYISDLANGNICVAIGYSGDIYQAKSRAEEAGDKVKVSYNIPKEGAGSFYDMVAIPKDAENVEGAYKWMNFLMKPEIMAEITNEVRFPNGNAAATPLVSKDITSDPGVYPPADVQAKLYAIADLPAATQRILTRSWTKIKSGK; encoded by the coding sequence ATGAAGATAACGGGCAAGACTCTCCTCGCCATGTCGCTGTTGGGGGCAATGGCCGGTGCTGTTCAGGCAGACGACAAAGTACTGCATGTGTACAACTGGTCGGACTATATCGCGCCGGATACCGTGAAGAAGTTCGAGGCGGAGTCGGGGATCAAGGTTGTCTACGACGTCTTCGACAGTAACGAAACCCTGGAAGCCAAGCTGCTGGCAGGTAAATCGGGCTACGACGTCGTTGTGCCGTCCAACAACTTCCTGGCCAAGCAGATCAAGGCTGGCGTTTATCAGAAGCTGGACAAATCCAAGCTGCCGAACTGGAAGAACCTGAATGAATCGCTGCTCAAGGCAGTGTCGGTCAGCGACCCGGGTAACGAGCACGCTTTCCCGTACATGTGGGGTTCGATCGGTATCGGCTACAACGCCGAGAAGGTCAAGGCCGCCCTGGGCGCCGATGCACCGGTCAATTCCTGGGACCTGGTGTTCAAGCCGGAAAACGCAGAGAAGCTGAAGTCTTGCGGCATCAGCTTCCTCGATTCGCCGACCGAGATGATTCCGGCCGCGTTGCACTACCTGGGCTACCCGACCGATTCGCAAGACAAGAAGCAGCTGGCTGAAGCCGAAGCGCTGTTCCTGAAAGTCCGTCCTTCGATCGGCTACTTCCACTCCTCGAAGTACATTTCGGACCTGGCCAACGGCAACATCTGCGTAGCCATCGGTTATTCGGGTGACATCTATCAGGCCAAGTCCCGCGCAGAAGAAGCCGGTGACAAGGTGAAGGTCAGCTACAACATTCCGAAGGAAGGTGCGGGCAGCTTCTACGACATGGTCGCCATCCCCAAGGATGCCGAGAACGTCGAAGGCGCCTACAAGTGGATGAACTTCCTGATGAAGCCGGAAATCATGGCCGAGATCACCAACGAAGTGCGTTTCCCGAATGGCAACGCGGCGGCGACGCCGTTGGTGAGCAAGGATATCACCAGCGACCCGGGCGTTTATCCGCCAGCGGACGTGCAGGCCAAGCTGTATGCGATCGCCGATTTGCCGGCCGCTACCCAGCGGATCCTGACCCGCAGCTGGACCAAGATCAAATCGGGTAAGTAA
- a CDS encoding aspartate aminotransferase family protein yields MSVKNPQTLEWQALSREHHLAPFSDYKQLKQKGPRIITKAEGVHLWDSEGNKILDGMAGLWCVAVGYGRDELVQAASKQMKELPFYNTFFMTAHPPVLELSKAVADVAPAGMTHVFFTGSGSEGNDTVLRMVRHYWKLKGKPQKKVIIGRINGYHGSTVAGASLGGMVGMHEQGDLPIPGIVHIPQPYWFGEGGDMTPDEFGVWAAEQLEKKILEVGEDNVAAFIAEPIQGAGGVIIPPDTYWPKVKEILARYDILFVADEVICGFGRTGEWFGSDYYDLKPDLMTIAKGLTSGYIPMGGVIVRDTVVEVLNEGGDFNHGFTYSGHPVAAAVGLENIRILRDEKIIERVKADTAPYLQKRLRELNDHPLVGEVRGLGLLGAIELVKNKETRERYVDKGVGMICRQFCFDNGLVMRAVGDTMIIAPPLVITHAEIDELVTKARKCLDLTLEALNG; encoded by the coding sequence ATGAGCGTCAAGAACCCGCAAACTCTCGAGTGGCAAGCCCTGAGCCGCGAGCATCACCTGGCCCCGTTCAGCGACTATAAGCAGCTGAAGCAAAAGGGCCCGCGGATCATCACCAAGGCCGAGGGCGTTCACCTGTGGGACAGCGAAGGCAACAAGATCCTCGACGGCATGGCCGGCCTGTGGTGCGTGGCCGTTGGCTACGGCCGTGACGAGCTGGTGCAGGCTGCCAGCAAGCAGATGAAGGAACTGCCGTTCTACAACACCTTCTTCATGACCGCGCACCCACCGGTGCTGGAGCTGTCCAAGGCCGTTGCCGATGTGGCGCCGGCCGGCATGACCCATGTGTTCTTCACCGGCTCCGGTTCCGAAGGCAACGACACCGTGCTGCGCATGGTTCGTCATTACTGGAAGCTCAAGGGCAAGCCGCAGAAGAAAGTCATCATCGGCCGCATCAACGGCTATCACGGCTCCACCGTGGCCGGCGCCAGCCTGGGCGGCATGGTCGGCATGCATGAACAGGGCGACCTGCCCATCCCGGGCATCGTGCACATCCCGCAGCCATACTGGTTCGGCGAAGGCGGCGACATGACCCCGGACGAGTTTGGGGTGTGGGCGGCCGAGCAACTGGAGAAGAAGATTCTCGAAGTTGGCGAAGACAATGTCGCGGCGTTCATTGCCGAGCCGATCCAGGGCGCCGGCGGCGTGATCATTCCACCGGACACCTACTGGCCGAAGGTCAAGGAGATCCTGGCCAGGTACGACATCCTGTTCGTGGCCGATGAGGTGATTTGTGGTTTCGGTCGCACCGGTGAGTGGTTCGGTAGCGACTACTACGATTTGAAACCGGACCTGATGACCATCGCCAAGGGATTGACCAGCGGTTACATCCCGATGGGAGGTGTGATCGTACGTGACACCGTGGTCGAGGTGCTCAACGAAGGGGGCGACTTCAACCACGGTTTCACCTACTCCGGCCACCCGGTAGCCGCCGCCGTGGGCCTGGAAAACATCCGCATCCTGCGCGACGAGAAAATTATCGAGCGGGTCAAAGCCGACACGGCACCCTATTTGCAGAAACGTCTGCGGGAGCTGAACGACCACCCGTTGGTGGGCGAAGTTCGCGGGCTGGGGCTGCTGGGGGCAATCGAACTGGTCAAGAACAAGGAAACCCGCGAGCGTTATGTCGACAAGGGCGTCGGAATGATCTGCCGCCAGTTCTGTTTCGACAACGGGCTGGTCATGCGCGCCGTGGGCGACACCATGATCATTGCACCACCGTTGGTGATCACCCATGCGGAGATCGACGAGCTGGTGACCAAGGCACGCAAGTGCCTGGACCTGACCTTGGAAGCATTGAACGGCTAA